GCGCCGGGTCGGCGACGAGCTCCAGCTCCGGGTGGAAGGAGAAGGGGAGGATGGTGCCGCTGGCGCTCCCCGCCAGCCGCTCGGCGGTCTCGGCCCGGGCGAAGGAGGCGTAGGTGCCGCCGAGGAGCGCCCGGACGGCCTGCAGGTCCACCCGCGCGTCGCCGGGCACCACCGCCAGCACGTAGCGGGTCTCCTTCTTCCCCAGCTTCACCATCACCACCATGCACTTGGCGGCCTGCGACGGCGGGTGGCCGCGCAGCGCGCTGACGAGCTCGGTCCTTCCCTCGGGGGCGTGGTCGAGCGTCCGGTAGCGGGCCCCGTGCCGGTCCAGGAGCGCGATCAGCCGCGCGTAGGCGTCGTTCCCCGCTTCCATCCGCCCCCCTCCCTCAGATGCTCTCGACGATGGCGCGCTTCGCGTCGCGGATGCGGTCCTCGTCGCGCCGGTAGAAGGTCCACTGCTTGATGCGCTTCGGGCGGAGGAGCCCGGCCTGCACCAGGATGCGCAGGTGCTCGCTGGCGGTGGGCTGGCTCACGCCCAGCTTGTCGGCGATGAACACGCCGCAGACGCCGTCCTCCACCAGGTCGCCGTCGACCTGCGGGGGGAAGTGGGCCGTGGGGTCCTTGAGCCATTCCAGGATCTGCAGGCGTCGCTCGTTGTCGAGGGCCCGCAGCACGTCCATGATCGTCATATTGCCAATATGCTAATCGCCTATATATTCCGTCAAGCTCGCCGGGGGGCGGCTCTCGCCCCGG
The sequence above is a segment of the Longimicrobium sp. genome. Coding sequences within it:
- a CDS encoding YbaK/EbsC family protein translates to MEAGNDAYARLIALLDRHGARYRTLDHAPEGRTELVSALRGHPPSQAAKCMVVMVKLGKKETRYVLAVVPGDARVDLQAVRALLGGTYASFARAETAERLAGSASGTILPFSFHPELELVADPALFDLGEIYFNAARLDRSLALDTRDYRALAAPRLARIGEAPPAAREAGGR
- a CDS encoding metalloregulator ArsR/SmtB family transcription factor; this encodes MTIMDVLRALDNERRLQILEWLKDPTAHFPPQVDGDLVEDGVCGVFIADKLGVSQPTASEHLRILVQAGLLRPKRIKQWTFYRRDEDRIRDAKRAIVESI